Proteins encoded within one genomic window of Lampris incognitus isolate fLamInc1 chromosome 1, fLamInc1.hap2, whole genome shotgun sequence:
- the LOC130126097 gene encoding protocadherin beta-16-like, translated as MKRQVLPLLPLFILVLSLSSVLGQVSYSIPEEMAKGSLVGNVAQDLGLDVRRLRTGKARVYSGESAEHMELSRDGGALLVKDRIDREVLCGETTPCALHLQIILENPMEFYSVTVEITDVNDHAPAFEKGEVAFSISESAAVGAKFVLERALDLDVGSNGLQNYVLKPTDHFVLNVQNREQGTNNVEMVLKRPLDREKNEHVSLLLTAVDGGEPQMTGTMQILITVLDANDNAPVFTRAVYKGTVTENAPKGTAVATVSASDADHGSNGKITYSITNTLDDVRSVFEVNGESGEVRLIGSVDYEKKKSFQINLRASDEGGFTDTCKLIVDVTDINDNNPVIKIMSKSTVISEGSNPHTVVTMINIQDPDSGGNGVVQCSVNENVPFILKSTSSNFYSLVTDSDLDRERASEYNISITCCDEGVPSLSSSVTLTLHISDVNDNAPVFERSSYEAYIVENNTPGLSIFTVKATDADWNQNARVTYILEDSSVNGVPVSSYVSVSADSGVIHAVRSFDYEHIKDFHLCVKAQDGGSPPLSSNVTVKIMIQDQNDNAPQVLYPVQTSSSVVADMVPRSADVGYLVTKVVAVDVDSGQNAWLSYKLQKATDRALFEVGLQNGEIRTIRQVTDKDAVKQRLTVVVEDNGQPSRSATVNVNVAVADSFPEVLSEFTDFTHDKEYNDNLTFYLVLALAVVSFLFITCLVVIISVKIYRWRQSRILYHSSLPVIPYYPPRYSDTLGTGTLQHVYNYEVCRTTDSRKSDCKFGRAGSQNVLIMDPSCTGTMQRIQNEKNILDEPDSPVEVRPCPFYIPSRIGLCIQSIVYALINFR; from the coding sequence ATGAAACGGCAAgtactgccgctgctgccgctgtttATCTTGGTTCTCTCTCTCAGCTCAGTGCTCGGGCAGGTCAGCTACTCCATACCCGAGGAGATGGCGAAAGGCTCATTAGTAGGTAACGTGGCGCAAGATTTGGGCTTGGACGTGCGACGCCTCAGAACGGGAAAAGCCCGTGTGTATTCCGGCGAAAGCGCCGAGCACATGGAACTCAGCAGAGACGGCGGGGCGCTGCTGGTGAAGGACCGGATAGACAGGGAGGTGCTATGCGGCGAGACGACGCCGTGCGCTCTGCATCTTCAGATCATTCTGGAGAACCCGATGGAGTTTTACAGCGTGACGGTGGAAATAACAGACGTCAACGATCACGCGCCGGCCTTTGAGAAGGGCGAAGTCGCCTTTAGCATAAGCGAATCGGCAGCCGTCGGGGCGAAATTTGTCTTGGAAAGAGCCCTGGATTTAGACGTCGGGTCCAACGGTCTTCAAAATTACGTACTTAAACCAACCGATCATTTCGTACTTAATGTCCAAAACCGAGAACAGGGGACGAACAATGTCGAGATGGTTTTAAAGAGACCTCTAGACAGAGAGAAGAATGAGCACGTATCTCTGCTTTTAACGGCTGTTGATGGAGGAGAGCCGCAGATGACCGGGACGATGCAAATCCTCATAACGGTGTTAGATGCCAACGATAACGCCCCTGTGTTTACACGGGCCGTATACAAAGGCACGGTGACGGAAAACGCCCCGAAGGGCACAGCTGTGGCGACTGTAAGCGCGTCGGATGCAGATCACGGCTCTAATGGTAAAATAACCTATTCAATTACCAACACCCTGGATGACGTCAGAAGCGTGTTTGAGGTAAATGGAGAGAGCGGGGAGGTTAGATTGATTGGCAGTGTCGATTATGAAAAGAAAAAGAGTTTCCAGATCAATTTACGTGCGAGCGACGAAGGTGGATTCACAGACACCTGTAAACTGATTGTAGATGTAACTGATATCAATGACAATAACCCGGTTATTAAGATCATGTCAAAATCCACTGTGATTTCGGAGGGTTCAAACCCACACACGGTCGTGACAATGATAAACATTCAGGACCCAGACTCCGGGGGGAACGGTGTAGTACAGTGTTCCGTTAATGAAAATGTTCCCTTTATACTAAAGTCGACATCAAGTAATTTCTATAGCCTGGTGACAGACAGTGATCTGGACCGAGAGAGAGCCTCCGAGTATAATATCAGTATCACGTGTTGTGATGAGGGAGTGCCCTCTCTCTCCAGCAGCGTCACTCTCACCTTACACATCTCAGATGTGAATGACAACGCGCCTGTCTTTGAGAGGAGCTCATATGAGGCCTACATTGTAGAAAACAACACACCGGGTCTCTCCATATTCACAGTGAAAGCCACAGACGCTGACTGGAACCAGAACGCCCGTGTCACTTATATACTGGAGGACTCCTCGGTTAACGGAGTGCCCGTCTCCTCCTATGTGTCCGTCAGTGCTGATAGTGGAGTCATCCATGCAGTTCGCTCTTTTGACTACGAGCACATCAAGGATTTCCACTTGTGTGTTAAAGCGCAGGATGGAGGCTCTCCTCCACTCAGTAGTAACGTGACTGTGAAAATAATGATCCAGGACCAGAACGACAACGCCCCTCAGGTGCTGTACCCAGTCCAGACCAGCAGCTCTGTGGTGGCTGACATGGTGCCTCGCTCAGCAGATGTGGGCTATCTGGTGActaaagtggtggctgttgatgtggACTCTGGACAGAATGCCTGGCTCTCCTATAAGCTGCAGAAAGCCACAGACAGGGCGCTGTTTGAAGTGGGCTTACAGAATGGGGAAATAAGGACTATCCGCCAAGTCACTGATAAAGATGCTGTGAAACAAAGGCTGACTGTTGTAGTGGAGGACAACGGGCAGCCCTCTCGTTCAGCTACAGTCAATGTTAACGTGGCGGTGGCGGACAGCTTCCCTGAAGTGCTCTCGGAGTTCACTGACTTTACGCACGACAAGGAGTACAATGACAACCTGACTTTTTACTTAGTCTTGGCTTTGGCTGTAGTGTCCTTTCTCTTCATCACCTGCTTAGTGGTCATCATATCAGTGAAAATATACAGATGGAGGCAGTCTCGCATCCTCTATCATTCCAGTCTGCCGGTGATTCCCTATTATCCACCACGTTACTCAGACACTTTGGGGACAGGGACTCTCCAGCACGTGTACAATTACGAGGTGTGCAGGACGACTGACTCCAGAAAGAGTGACTGTAAGTTCGGCAGAGCCGGTAGTCAGAACGTgctgataatggaccccagttgtACAGGGACGATGCAGCGGATACAGAATGAAAAGAACATCCTGGATGAGCCAGACTCTCCTGTAGAGGTTAGACCTTGCCCATTTTATATTCCATCTAGAATTGGGTTATGTATTCAATCAATTGTTTATGCATTGATCAATTTCAGATAA
- the LOC130126132 gene encoding protocadherin beta-16-like, which produces MDRQVLLFIWVLSLSAVLGQISYSVPEEMAEGSVVGNIAQDLGLDVQRLTSRKARVYSGDSKEYVELNKGRGFLLVRETIDREALCGQTTPCALHLQIILDDPIEFYSVTVEITDVNDNPPAFEKSQIKFRISESAVVGSKFDLESAIDLDVGINGLQSYLLKPTDNFALKLHNQIDGSTSVEMILQKPLDREQNEHISLVLTAVDGGDPQMTGTMQIMITVLDANDNAPVFTQPVYKAAVAENSPPGTVVTTVSAADADQGPHGRIQYSIRNTLGDVRNIFEINGESGELRLVGNVDFEKARNYQVNLRASDDGGLTDSCKVIVDVIDVNDNKPVINIMSKSSVISEDIKTDTVVTIINVQDPDAGENGKVQCVINENIPFLLKSTSNSFYSLVTDSDLDRERASEYNISITCCDEGVPSLSSSVTLTLHISDVNDNAPVFERSSYEAYIVENNTPGLSIFTVKATDADWNQNARVSYILEDSSVNGVPVSSYVSVSADSGVIHAVRSFDYEHIKDFHFCVKAQDGGSPPLSSNVTVKITIQDQNDNAPQVLYPVQTSSSVVAEMVPRSADVGYLVTKVVAVDVDSGQNAWLTYKLQKATDRALFEVGLQNGEIRTIRQVTDKDAVKQRLTVVVEDNGQPSRSATVNVNVAVADSFPEVLSEFTDFTHDKEYNDNLTFYLVLALAVVSFLFITCLVVIISVKIYRWRQSRILYHSSLPVIPYYPPRYSDTLGTGTLQHVYNYEVCRTTDSRKSDCKFGRAGSQNVLIMDPSCTGTMQRIQNEKNILDEPDSPVEVRNLRLCITPIFPFFGPLLASLLQC; this is translated from the exons ATGGATCGGCAAGTACTGTTGTTTATCTGGGTCCTTTCTCTCAGTGCGGTGCTCGGCCAGATCAGCTACTCGGTTCCGGAGGAGATGGCCGAAGGTTCTGTCGTCGGTAACATCGCACAAGATCTAGGTTTAGATGTGCAAAGGCTGACGTCACGCAAAGCGCGTGTCTACTCTGGCGACAGCAAAGAGTACGTCGAGCTGAATAAAGGACGAGGATTTCTCCTCGTCAGAGAGACAATAGACAGGGAGGCGCTGTGCGGACAGACGACGCCCTGCGCTTTACATTTACAAATCATTTTAGACGACCCCATCGAGTTCTACAGCGTGACGGTCGAAATAACAGACGTCAACGATAACCCCCCCGCGTTTGAGAAAAGCCAAATTAAATTCAGAATAAGCGAATCTGCCGTCGTCGGGTCGAAATTTGATTTGGAGAGCGCTATCGATTTAGACGTGGGAATTAATGGTCTGCAGAGCTATCTGCTGAAACCAACCGACAATTTTGCTCTCAAATTACACAATCAGATAGATGGTTCAACGAGCGTTGAGATGATTTTGCAAAAACCCCTCGATAGAGAACAAAATGAACACATTTCCCTCGTGCTGACTGCCGTAGATGGCGGCGATCCTCAGATGACGGGAACGATGCAGATTATGATCACGGTTTTAGACGCAAATGATAACGCGCCGGTTTTTACGCAGCCCGTATACAAAGCAGCGGTGGCAGAAAACTCCCCACCGGGCACTGTTGTTACCACAGTCAGCGCAGCTGATGCCGATCAGGGTCCCCATGGACGTATTCAGTATTCGATCAGAAATACGTTAGGTGACGTCAGAAATATATTTGAGATAAATGGGGAGAGCGGGGAGCTTAGATTGGTAGGAAATGTTGATTTCGAAAAGGCACGAAATTATCAAGTTAATTTACGCGCAAGTGACGACGGAGGATTGACAGACTCGTGCAAAGTGATTGTTGACGTTATTGATGTAAATGACAACAAGCCAGTTATTAACATAATGTCAAAGTCAAGCGTCATATCGGAagatatcaaaactgacacagtTGTAACAATAATTAACGTTCAAGACCCAGACGCGGGTGAGAATGGCAAAGTCCAGTGCGTCATAAATGAAAATATTCCCTTCCTGCTGAAATCTACATCCAACAGCTTCTATAGCCTGGTGACAGACAGTGACCTGGACCGAGAGAGAGCCTCCGAGTATAATATCAGTATCACGTGTTGTGATGAGGGAGTGCCCTCTCTCTCCAGCAGCGTCACTCTCACCTTACATATCTCAGATGTGAATGACAACGCGCCTGTCTTTGAGAGGAGCTCATATGAGGCCTACATTGTAGAAAACAACACACCGGGTCTCTCCATATTCACAGTGAAAGCCACAGACGCTGACTGGAACCAGAATGCCCGTGTCTCTTATATACTGGAGGACTCCTCGGTTAACGGAGTGCCCGTCTCCTCCTATGTGTCCGTCAGTGCTGATAGTGGAGTCATCCATGCAGTTCGCTCTTTTGACTACGAGCACATCAAGGATTTCCACTTCTGTGTTAAAGCGCAGGATGGAGGCTCTCCTCCACTCAGTAGTAACGTGACTGTGAAAATAACGATCCAGGACCAGAACGACAACGCCCCTCAGGTTCTGTACCCAGTCCAGACCAGCAGCTCTGTGGTGGCTGAAATGGTGCCTCGTTCAGCAGATGTGGGCTATCTGGTGActaaagtggtggctgttgatgtggACTCTGGACAGAATGCCTGGCTCACCTATAAGCTGCAGAAAGCCACAGACAGGGCACTGTTTGAAGTGGGCTTACAGAATGGGGAAATAAGGACTATCCGCCAAGTCACTGATAAAGATGCTGTGAAACAAAGGCTGACTGTTGTAGTGGAGGACAACGGGCAGCCCTCTCGTTCAGCTACAGTCAATGTTAACGTGGCGGTGGCGGACAGCTTTCCTGAAGTGCTCTCGGAGTTCACTGACTTTACACACGACAAGGAGTACAATGACAACCTGACTTTTTACTTAGTCTTGGCTTTGGCTGTAGTGTCCTTTCTCTTCATCACCTGTTTAGTGGTCATCATATCAGTGAAGATATACAGATGGAGACAGTCTCGCATCCTCTATCATTCCAGTCTGCCGGTGATTCCCTATTATCCACCACGTTACTCAGACACTTTGGGGACAGGGACTCTCCAGCACGTGTACAATTACGAGGTGTGCAGGACGACTGACTCCAGAAAGAGTGACTGTAAGTTCGGCAGAGCCGGTAGTCAGAACGTgctgataatggaccccagttgtACAGGGACGATGCAGCGGATCCAGAATGAAAAGAACATCCTGGATGAACCAGACTCTCCTGTAGAGGTTAGAAATTTGAGACTTTGCATTACTCCTATCTTTCCATTCTTTG GGCCGCTGTTGGCCAGTCTGTTGCAGTGTTAG
- the LOC130126141 gene encoding protocadherin beta-16-like, with the protein MRRQVAALLFLFISLCPPSSVGGQVSYTVPEEMRKGSLVGNIAQDLGFDVKRLQSGKARIFTGDSAEYIELDKERGFLLIREKIDREALCGQTTPCALLCQITLESPLELFPITVEITDINDHAPVFQKEERRLEISESAVVGSKFMLEKAVDPDIGLNGLQSYSLKPGDNFQLKLHGQADGSKKVEMVLQKALDRERQEHISLVLTAVDGGEPQMSGTMQIHVTVLDANDNAPVFSRPVYKASITENSAKGTVVTRVSAADADKGSNGEITYVIGNSMDSVARQFHITENGELILNGPVDFERARSYQIDVEAIDRGGLSDSSKIVVDIGDVNDNSPIISTISKQNSIPEDSPTNTVIAMMSVNDPDSENNGQVQCAISKNVPFTMKPSSNGFYSLVTDSDLDRERASEYNISITCCDEGVPSLSSSVTLTLHISDVNDNAPVFERSSYEAYIVENNTPGLSIFTVKATDADWNQNARVSYILEDSSVNGVPVSSYVSVSADSGVIHAVRSFDYEHIKDFHFCVKAQDGGSPPLSSNVTVNIMIQDQNDNAPQVLYPFQTSSSLVAEMVPRSADVGYLVTKVVAVDVDSGQNAWLSYKLQKATDRALFEVGLQNGEIRTIRQVTDKDAVKQRLTVVVEDNGQPSRSATVNVNVAVADSFPEVLSEFTDFTHDKEYNDNLTFYLVLALAVVSFLFITCLVVIISVKIYRWRQSRILYHSSLPVIPYYPPRYSDTLGTGTLQHLYNYEVCRTTDSRKSDCKFGRAGSQNVLIMDPSCTGTMQRIQNEKNILDEPDSPVEF; encoded by the exons ATGAGACGGCAAGTAGCAGCGCTGCTGTTTCTAttcatctctctctgtcctccgAGCTCGGTGGGCGGGCAGGTCAGTTACACCGTCCCCGAAGAAATGCGCAAGGGCTCTCTAGTCGGTAACATCGCGCAAGATTTGGGTTTTGATGTGAAAAGGCTTCAATCCGGCAAAGCTCGCATTTTCACTGGAGACAGCGCGGAGTACATCGAGTTGGATAAAGAAAGAGGGTTCCTCCTCATCCGGGAGAAGATAGACCGGGAGGCGCTCTGCGGGCAGACTACGCCGTGCGcgctgctgtgtcagatcacgtTAGAGAGCCCGCTGGAGTTGTTCCCCATCACCGTCGAAATCACGGATATCAACGACCACGCGCCGGTGTttcagaaggaagagaggaggtTGGAAATCAGCGAATCCGCCGTCGTCGGTTCGAAATTCATGCTCGAGAAAGCGGTCGATCCCGATATAGGACTGAATGGTCTACAAAGCTATTCCCTTAAGCCGGGCGATAATTTCCAATTGAAACTACACGGTCAAGCCGATGGCAGCAAAAAGGTAGAAATGGTTTTACAGAAAGctttagacagagagagacaggaacacaTATCGTTAGTGTTAACGGCTGTGGACGGAGGGGAACCGCAGATGTCCGGGACAATGCAGATCCATGTTACCGTGTTGGATGCAAACGACAATGCCCCCGTTTTTAGCAGACCCGTTTATAAAGCGAGCATTACAGAAAACTCCGCGAAGGGAACCGTTGTTACACGGGTGAGCGCAGCTGACGCGGACAAAGGCTCAAACGGAGAGATCACCTACGTCATCGGGAACAGCATGGATAGTGTTGCGAGGCAATTTCACATTACCGAAAACGGAGAACTTATATTGAACGGTCCCGTCGATTTCGAAAGAGCTAGAAGTTATCAGATTGACGTGGAGGCGATTGACCGAGGGGGGCTCTCGGATTCGAGCAAAATCGTCGTTGATATAGGTGATGTAAATGACAATAGTCCAATCATAAGTACGATTTCAAAACAAAATTCAATACCGGAGGATTCTCCTACTAACACAGTGATAGCTATGATGAGTGTAAATGACCCCGATTCTGAAAATAACGGTCAGGTTCAGTGTGCAATTAGCAAAAATGTTCCTTTCACAATGAAACCTTCATCAAACGGTTTCTATAGCCTGGTGACAGACAGTGATCTGGACCGAGAGAGAGCCTCAGAGTATAATATCAGTATCACGTGTTGTGATGAGGGAGTGCCCTCTCTCTCCAGCAGCGTCACTCTCACCTTACACATCTCAGATGTGAATGACAACGCGCCTGTCTTTGAGAGGAGCTCATATGAGGCTTACATTGTAGAAAACAACACACCGGGTCTCTCCATATTCACAGTGAAAGCCACAGACGCTGACTGGAACCAGAATGCCCGTGTGTCTTATATACTGGAGGACTCCTCGGTTAACGGAGTGCCCGTCTCCTCCTATGTGTCCGTCAGTGCTGATAGTGGAGTCATCCATGCAGTTCGCTCTTTTGACTACGAGCACATCAAGGATTTCCACTTCTGTGTTAAAGCGCAGGATGGAGGCTCTCCTCCACTCAGTAGTAACGTGACTGTGAACATAATGATCCAGGACCAGAACGACAACGCCCCTCAGGTTCTGTACCCATTCCAGACCAGCAGCTCTCTGGTGGCTGAAATGGTGCCTCGTTCAGCAGATGTGGGCTATCTGGTGActaaagtggtggctgttgatgtggACTCTGGACAGAATGCCTGGCTCTCCTATAAGCTGCAGAAAGCCACAGACAGGGCGCTGTTTGAAGTGGGCTTACAGAATGGGGAAATAAGGACTATCCGCCAAGTCACTGATAAAGATGCTGTGAAACAAAGGCTGACTGTTGTAGTGGAGGACAACGGGCAGCCCTCTCGTTCTGCTACAGTCAATGTTAACGTGGCGGTGGCGGACAGCTTCCCTGAAGTGCTCTCGGAGTTCACGGACTTTACGCACGACAAGGAGTACAACGACAACCTGACTTTTTACTTAGTCTTGGCTTTGGCTGTAGTGTCCTTTCTCTTCATCACCTGCTTAGTGGTCATCATATCAGTGAAGATATACAGATGGAGACAGTCTCGCATCCTCTATCATTCCAGTCTGCCGGTGATTCCCTATTATCCACCACGTTACTCGGACACTTTGGGGACAGGGACTCTCCAGCACCTGTACAATTACGAGGTGTGCAGGACGACTGACTCCAGAAAGAGTGACTGTAAATTCGGCAGAGCCGGTAGTCAGAACGTgctgataatggaccccagttgtACAGGGACGATGCAGCGGATACAGAATGAAAAGAACATCCTGGATGAACCAGACTCTCCTGTAGAG TTTTAA
- the LOC130126164 gene encoding protocadherin gamma-A2-like has protein sequence MALEDSPNATMKRQVQWLLLVLSLRSALAQVSYSIPEEMAEGSLVGNIAQDLGLDVKRLKTGKARIHSGDRAKAIELSAERGVLLLRERLDREALCGDATPCALHFQVILESPMELFRVAVEIADVNDNAPSFASGEKRFEISESAVVGSKFVLEKAVDLDIGLNSLQSYSLKPTDNFALKLENQADGSKKVEMVLRKPLDREHQEHIALLLTAVDGGEPQMSGTMQIHVNVLDANDNAPVFTEAVYKATITENSPRGTSVTVVSATDKDEGSNGQISFVISNSKRRLSDLFQIDAKSGELTLIGDIDYEKAKHYQIDIEAVDSGGLSDSSKVIVDVIDVNDNKPLLNILSQSDKILEDSPPHTVIAMLSVNDPDSDHNGEVDCSINDNIPFKIHSTLNGFYSLVTDVALDREEASQYNITVTCCDEGVPSLSSSVTLTLHISDVNDNAPVFERSSYEAYIVENNTPGLSIFTVKATDADWNQNARVSYILEDSSVNGVPVSSYVSVSADSGVIHAVRSFDYEHIKDFPFCVKAQDGGSPPLSSNVTVKIMIQDQNDNAPQVLYPVQTSSSVVAEMVPRSADVGYLVSKVVAVDVDSGQNAWLSYKLQKATDRALFEVGLQNGEIRTIRQVTDKDAVKQRLTVVVEDNGQPSRSATVNVNVAVADSFPEVLSEFTDFTHDKEYNDNLTFYLVLALTVVSFLFITCLVVIISVKIYRWRQSRVLYHSSLPVIPYYPPRYSDTLGTGTLQHVYNYEVCRTTDSRKSDCKFGRAGSQNVLIMDPSCTGTMQRIQNEKNILDEPDSPVEVRTQFL, from the coding sequence ATGGCGCTGGAGGATTCGCCCAACGCAACAATGAAGCGGCAAGTACAATGGCTTCTATTGGTCCTCTCTCTCAGATCGGCGCTCGCGCAGGTCAGCTACTCGATTCCGGAGGAAATGGCTGAAGGTTCCTTGGTCGGTAACATTGCGCAGGATTTAGGGCTAGACGTGAAAAGGCTGAAAACGGGGAAAGCGCGTATTCACTCGGGCGACCGTGCAAAAGCCATCGAGCTGAGTGCGGAGAGAGGTGTGCTGCTCCTCCGGGAGAGACTAGACAGGGAGGCGCTGTGTGGCGACGCGACGCCTTGCGCTTTGCATTTTCAGGTTATCCTCGAGAGCCCGATGGAGCTGTTCCGCGTGGCGGTGGAGATCGCCGACGTAAACGACAACGCTCCCAGCTTCGCGTCCGGCGAGAAGCGCTTTGAAATTAGCGAGTCGGCGGTCGTGGGGTCGAAGTTCGTGCTGGAGAAAGCCGTGGACCTCGACATTGGGCTGAACAGCCTGCAGAGCTACTCGCTTAAACCGACCGACAACTTCGCGTTGAAACTAGAAAATCAAGCCGACGGAAGTAAAAAAGTCGAAATGGTTCTGCGGAAGCCGCTAGACCGAGAGCATCAGGAGCACATCGCGCTGCTGTTGACCGCTGTGGACGGCGGAGAGCCGCAGATGTCCGGCACAATGCAGATACACGTCAACGTTTTAGATGCTAATGACAATGCTCCAGTGTTCACAGAAGCAGTGTACAAGGCTACAATAACCGAAAATTCCCCGAGGGGGACAAGTGTTACGGTTGTAAGTGCGACCGACAAGGACGAGGGCTCAAACGGACAGATATCGTTTGTCATTTCTAACAGTAAACGCCGCTTGTCCGACCTGTTTCAGATCGACGCGAAAAGCGGCGAGCTTACATTAATTGGCGATATAGATTATGAAAAGGCGAAGCACTATCAGATAGATATTGAAGCCGTAGACAGCGGGGGGCTCTCCGATTCCAGCAAGGTTATCGTTGACGTCATTGACGTCAACGATAACAAGCCTCTGTTAAATATCCTCTCTCAGTCAGACAAAATACTAGAAGATTCCCCGCCACACACGGTGATAGCGATGTTAAGTGTAAATGACCCCGACTCGGATCACAATGGAGAGGTGGACTGCAGTATAAACGATAATATCCCGTTTAAAATTCATTCTACATTAAATGGATTTTATAGTTTAGTAACAGACGTCGCCTTAGACAGAGAGGAGGCTTCCCAGTATAACATCACCGTGACGTGTTGTGATGAGGGAGTGCCCTCTCTCTCCAGCAGCGTCACTCTCACCTTACACATCTCAGATGTGAATGACAACGCGCCTGTCTTTGAGAGGAGCTCATATGAGGCCTACATTGTAGAAAACAACACACCGGGTCTCTCCATATTCACAGTGAAAGCCACAGACGCTGACTGGAACCAGAATGCCCGTGTCTCTTATATACTGGAGGACTCCTCGGTTAACGGAGTGCCCGTCTCCTCCTATGTGTCCGTCAGTGCTGATAGTGGAGTCATCCATGCAGTTCGCTCTTTTGACTACGAGCACATCAAGGATTTCCCATTCTGTGTTAAAGCGCAGGATGGAGGCTCTCCTCCACTCAGTAGTAACGTGACCGTGAAAATAATGATCCAGGACCAGAACGACAACGCCCCTCAGGTTCTGTACCCAGTCCAGACCAGCAGCTCTGTGGTGGCTGAAATGGTGCCTCGTTCAGCAGATGTGGGCTATCTGGTGTctaaagtggtggctgttgatgtggACTCTGGACAGAATGCCTGGCTCTCCTATAAGCTGCAGAAAGCCACAGACAGGGCGCTGTTTGAAGTGGGCTTACAGAATGGGGAAATAAGGACTATCCGCCAAGTCACTGATAAAGATGCTGTGAAACAAAGGCTGACTGTTGTAGTGGAGGACAACGGGCAGCCCTCTCGTTCAGCTACAGTCAATGTTAACGTGGCGGTGGCGGACAGCTTCCCTGAAGTGCTCTCGGAGTTCACTGACTTTACACACGACAAGGAGTACAATGACAACCTGACTTTTTACTTAGTCTTGGCTTTGACTGTAGTGTCCTTTCTCTTCATCACCTGCTTAGTGGTCATCATATCAGTGAAGATATACAGATGGAGACAGTCTCGCGTCCTCTATCATTCCAGTCTACCGGTGATTCCCTATTATCCACCACGTTACTCAGACACTTTGGGGACAGGGACTCTCCAGCACGTGTACAATTACGAGGTGTGCAGGACGACTGACTCCAGAAAGAGTGACTGTAAGTTCGGCCGAGCCGGTAGTCAGAACGTgctgataatggaccccagttgtACAGGGACGATGCAGCGGATCCAGAATGAAAAGAACATCCTGGATGAGCCAGACTCTCCTGTAGAGGTTAGAACGCAATTTTTGTGA